A DNA window from Chelativorans sp. AA-79 contains the following coding sequences:
- a CDS encoding tyrosine-type recombinase/integrase, which yields MRLKLTQKTLDKNRSHAASSKKATYLWDTELAGFGAYVTATGDVSFLVQKWAGGRGGKAIRYVIGKTKNGMTLDEARTLAKTHIGDIAKGANPIDIRRQARRETRDRLNGMKVSEALDLFIPDPDSDPRKNSLPSRYKTEAKSAMKQAFEAEGLLKSAVTEIAKADIRKMLTRKSDRPAAARNLFAALRPFFRYCVEQEIITVSPMAEMSSPSPVSSRDRLLSSDEIKAFWKATGELSDTWRRFYRLLLLTGQRREEVAGIRWEEIDLDQKTWTIPAERAKNGKAHVVHLSDEAMSELPKAPEGKGTGYVLPGARGESHISGYSKMKRALDDEMKKHLADNFSPWRIHDLRRTMASGLAEMGFPTDVADRLLNHVSGSRSGIKGVYQRYEFLKERKEAIEAWAERVREIVSDKVENPEAEAA from the coding sequence ATGCGCCTGAAACTGACCCAGAAGACCCTAGATAAGAATCGCTCTCACGCAGCGTCATCCAAGAAGGCAACCTATCTCTGGGATACCGAGCTTGCGGGCTTCGGAGCCTACGTGACTGCTACAGGGGATGTCTCATTTCTCGTCCAAAAGTGGGCAGGTGGTCGAGGGGGAAAAGCTATTCGCTATGTCATCGGGAAGACCAAGAACGGAATGACGCTCGATGAGGCAAGGACCCTCGCCAAAACTCACATCGGGGATATCGCGAAGGGGGCTAATCCCATCGATATCCGACGACAGGCCCGAAGGGAGACCAGAGACAGGTTGAACGGGATGAAGGTCTCTGAGGCACTGGATCTCTTCATTCCTGACCCTGACAGCGATCCCCGCAAGAACTCTCTCCCGTCCCGCTACAAGACGGAAGCCAAGAGCGCTATGAAGCAGGCTTTCGAAGCCGAGGGGTTGCTTAAATCCGCTGTCACTGAGATCGCGAAGGCCGATATCCGAAAGATGCTTACTAGGAAGTCAGACCGACCGGCAGCGGCCAGGAATCTCTTTGCTGCCCTTCGCCCCTTCTTCCGTTACTGCGTCGAGCAGGAGATAATCACGGTCTCGCCTATGGCTGAGATGTCGTCTCCGTCTCCGGTTTCTTCGAGAGACAGGCTCCTATCATCGGACGAGATCAAAGCATTCTGGAAGGCGACAGGCGAACTCTCTGATACGTGGCGTCGGTTCTATCGTCTTCTCTTGCTCACCGGGCAACGGAGAGAGGAAGTCGCCGGGATTAGATGGGAGGAAATCGACCTCGACCAGAAGACTTGGACCATTCCAGCCGAGAGAGCGAAGAACGGAAAAGCCCATGTCGTCCACCTCTCGGACGAGGCAATGAGCGAACTGCCTAAAGCCCCTGAGGGCAAAGGAACCGGCTATGTCCTTCCGGGAGCAAGGGGAGAAAGCCATATCTCCGGCTACTCGAAGATGAAGCGGGCGCTAGACGATGAAATGAAGAAGCATCTGGCGGACAACTTCTCACCGTGGCGTATCCATGACCTCAGGCGGACAATGGCGTCTGGTCTGGCAGAGATGGGATTTCCGACCGATGTTGCCGACAGGCTCTTGAATCACGTCTCGGGGTCCCGCTCGGGCATCAAGGGCGTGTATCAGCGGTACGAGTTCCTGAAAGAGCGGAAAGAGGCTATCGAAGCTTGGGCCGAGAGGGTTCGAGAGATAGTCTCCGACAAAGTAGAAAATCCTGAGGCTGAGGCAGCGTAG
- a CDS encoding NAD kinase gives MNTSSSLALAFLSTETEDAAQAAARLSALYGQERPENADVIVALGGDGFMLQTLRETMGTGKKVYGMNRGTVGFLMNEYREEGLRERIAEAVPELIRPLEMIAVDHESTTSKALAINEVSLLRQSYQAAKLRIAIDGQVRLDELICDGIMVATPVGSTAYNLSAHGPILPLDAPLLALTPVSPFRPRRWRGALLPNRSTVEFAILEPDKRPVNAVADNTEIKSVRTVTIRESRDMTATILFDASHSWEERILSEQFRY, from the coding sequence ATGAACACGTCCTCGTCGCTCGCCCTCGCTTTCCTCTCGACCGAGACGGAAGATGCGGCGCAGGCGGCCGCCCGCCTCTCCGCGCTATACGGCCAGGAACGGCCGGAGAATGCCGATGTGATCGTCGCTCTGGGCGGCGACGGCTTCATGCTGCAGACGCTGCGCGAGACCATGGGGACCGGCAAGAAGGTCTACGGCATGAACCGGGGTACCGTCGGCTTCCTGATGAACGAATATCGCGAGGAGGGGCTGCGCGAGCGCATCGCGGAGGCGGTCCCGGAACTTATCCGCCCTTTGGAGATGATCGCCGTCGACCATGAGAGCACGACCTCCAAAGCGCTGGCGATCAACGAGGTGTCGCTCCTGCGTCAGTCCTACCAGGCGGCCAAGCTCCGCATCGCCATCGACGGCCAGGTGCGGCTCGACGAGTTGATCTGCGACGGCATCATGGTCGCCACGCCGGTAGGATCGACGGCCTATAATCTGTCCGCGCACGGCCCGATCCTGCCGCTCGACGCCCCGCTCCTCGCGCTGACGCCGGTGAGCCCCTTCCGCCCGAGGCGCTGGCGCGGGGCACTCCTGCCCAACCGATCGACGGTGGAATTCGCCATTCTCGAACCTGACAAGCGGCCCGTTAACGCAGTGGCCGACAATACGGAAATCAAGTCGGTGCGGACGGTCACCATACGCGAATCCCGCGACATGACGGCGACGATCCTCTTCGATGCCAGCCATTCCTGGGAGGAGCGCATCCTTTCGGAACAATTCCGCTATTGA
- a CDS encoding DEAD/DEAH box helicase yields MSDLQETEQEAVTFAELGLSAKVLAAVTDAGYTTPTPIQAGAIPHALQGKDVLGIAQTGTGKTASFVLPMLTRLERGRARARMPRTLILEPTRELAAQVEENFVKYGKNHRLNIALLIGGVSFDEQEKKLERGADVLIATPGRLLDHHERGKLLLTGVEILVIDEADRMLDMGFIPDIERICKLIPFTRQTLFFSATMPPEITKLTQQFLQGPVRVEVSKPASTAVNITQRLVKSGSKPWAKREKLRDLIRSEGDDLKNAIIFCNRKTEVATLFRSLVRHEFDAGALHGDMDQRARMAMLENFRRGKLKLLVASDVAARGLDIPDVSHVFNFDVPTHSEDYVHRIGRTGRAGRSGKAFTIVTRADRKYIDGIEKLIGQNIEWLDGDLSTLSAEDEADEKPRRGARGERGGKRREQGKSRRAEEPAEEAAQPSEKPSPRREDRRRERKDMIRATNEEQRGRRQEKPEREPDTPVGFGDDIPDFMKVPGKV; encoded by the coding sequence GTGTCAGACTTACAAGAAACTGAACAGGAAGCCGTAACGTTCGCCGAACTCGGCTTGTCGGCCAAGGTCCTGGCCGCCGTCACCGATGCCGGCTACACCACGCCGACCCCCATCCAGGCCGGCGCCATTCCCCATGCCCTCCAGGGCAAGGACGTGCTCGGCATCGCCCAGACGGGAACGGGCAAGACAGCCTCGTTCGTCCTGCCGATGCTCACCAGGCTGGAGCGGGGCCGCGCTCGCGCGCGCATGCCCCGCACGCTGATCCTGGAGCCGACGCGCGAGCTCGCCGCCCAGGTGGAGGAGAATTTCGTCAAATACGGCAAGAACCACCGCCTGAACATCGCGCTTCTGATCGGCGGCGTTTCCTTCGACGAGCAGGAGAAGAAGCTGGAGCGCGGTGCGGACGTGCTGATCGCAACGCCCGGCCGCCTGCTCGACCATCACGAGCGCGGCAAGCTGCTTCTGACGGGGGTGGAGATCCTCGTCATCGACGAAGCCGACCGCATGCTCGACATGGGTTTCATTCCGGACATCGAGCGCATCTGCAAGCTCATCCCCTTCACGCGTCAGACGCTGTTCTTCTCCGCCACCATGCCGCCGGAGATCACCAAGCTCACCCAGCAGTTCCTGCAGGGGCCGGTGCGCGTCGAAGTTTCCAAACCGGCCTCGACCGCGGTCAACATCACGCAGCGCCTGGTGAAGTCCGGCTCCAAGCCCTGGGCGAAGCGTGAGAAACTGCGCGATCTGATCCGCTCCGAAGGCGACGACCTCAAGAACGCCATCATCTTCTGCAACCGGAAGACGGAAGTGGCCACCCTCTTCCGCTCGCTGGTTCGCCACGAGTTCGACGCCGGTGCGCTGCACGGCGATATGGACCAGCGCGCGCGCATGGCGATGCTGGAGAATTTCCGCAGAGGCAAGCTCAAGCTCCTCGTCGCGTCGGACGTCGCCGCGCGCGGCCTGGACATCCCGGATGTGAGTCACGTCTTCAATTTCGACGTGCCCACCCATTCGGAAGACTATGTGCACCGCATCGGCCGCACCGGCCGCGCCGGCCGGTCCGGCAAAGCTTTCACCATCGTCACCCGCGCGGACCGGAAATATATCGACGGGATCGAGAAGCTGATCGGCCAGAACATCGAATGGCTCGACGGCGATCTTTCCACCCTGTCGGCCGAGGACGAGGCGGATGAAAAGCCGCGCCGCGGCGCCCGGGGGGAACGCGGTGGAAAAAGGCGCGAACAGGGCAAGAGCCGGCGCGCGGAAGAACCCGCCGAAGAGGCCGCCCAGCCCTCCGAGAAGCCCTCCCCCAGGCGGGAAGACCGCAGGCGCGAGCGCAAGGACATGATCCGCGCCACCAATGAGGAGCAGCGCGGCCGCAGGCAGGAGAAGCCGGAGCGCGAGCCCGACACGCCGGTCGGATTCGGCGACGACATCCCCGACTTCATGAAGGTGCCGGGCAAGGTCTGA
- a CDS encoding TfoX/Sxy family protein: protein MTDDDIHDLFAGLGPVVIKRMFGGKGIYHDGLIIAVDLRGELMLKGDEESAPDLEAAGSRQWTYVGSRHGKLVSMPYWTVPDVAFDDPDEFAIWARRAFEAARRAQK from the coding sequence ATGACGGACGACGACATCCACGACCTCTTCGCCGGCCTGGGGCCGGTCGTGATCAAGCGCATGTTCGGCGGCAAGGGCATCTATCACGACGGCCTGATCATCGCGGTGGATCTGCGCGGCGAACTCATGCTGAAGGGCGATGAGGAAAGCGCGCCCGATCTTGAAGCTGCGGGTTCCCGGCAGTGGACCTATGTCGGCTCGCGGCACGGCAAGCTGGTTTCAATGCCCTACTGGACGGTGCCCGATGTCGCCTTCGATGATCCGGACGAGTTTGCAATTTGGGCCCGCAGAGCCTTCGAGGCAGCCCGGCGGGCGCAGAAATAG